A single window of Gopherus evgoodei ecotype Sinaloan lineage unplaced genomic scaffold, rGopEvg1_v1.p scaffold_87_arrow_ctg1, whole genome shotgun sequence DNA harbors:
- the LAT gene encoding linker for activation of T-cells family member 1 isoform X3, with protein MEAVSLTGVLWAVVLVLPAVLATALCIGCRVTGSPAHGAQAVGDYEYKPPPCVPPNSFMVLTRANYPSRNQIKQQPVVPAEQFLSIPRSPQAPQSRQVSLSRTETDNDSIPSYENEERPRGDDDDNDYNNEIYIPGYVEVLPDSVTETSPTELVTSGPELRDSVSSVAMGDEYENMPEAQRESLADSLEYVNMPEPGSSLPDAHYGASDRESEDDGPDYENLNR; from the exons ATGGAAGCCGTCTCTCTGACCGGGGTGCTCTGGGCCGTCGTGCTGGTTCTCCCGGCCGTGCTGGCCACGGCTCTCTGCATCGGCTGCCGAGTCACCGGCTCCCCTG CCCACGGAGCCCAGGCGGTCGGGGACTACGAGTATAA ACCCCCACCTTGCGTCCCCCCCAACAGCTTCATGGTGCTGACCCGAGCCAACT ATCCCTCCAGGAACCAGATCAAACAGCAACCGGTGGTGCCCGCTGAGCAGTTCCTGTCCATCCC GCGATCCCCACAGGCGCCCCAGAGCCGCCAAGTCTCCCTCAGCAGGACAGAGACCGACAATG acaGCATCCCCAGCTATGAAAATGAGG AGCGGCCCCGTGGGGATGACGACGACAACGACTATAACAACGAGATCTACATCCCCGGCTACGT ggagGTGCTTCCTGACAGCGTCACCGAGACGTCCCCCACGGAGCTGGTCACCTCAGGGCCAGAGCTCAGGGACAGCGTGTCCTCAG TGGCAATGGGGGATGAGTACGAGAACATGCCGGAGGCCCAGAGGGAGTCGCTGG CTGACAGCCTGGAGTACGTCAACATGCCAGAGCCTGGATCCAGCCTCCCTGACGCCCACTAcg GCGCCAGCGACCGCGAGAGCGAGGATGATGGCCCTGACTATGAGAACCTGAACCGCTGA
- the LAT gene encoding linker for activation of T-cells family member 1 isoform X2 has product MEAVSLTGVLWAVVLVLPAVLATALCIGCRVTGSPGAEWARPPLPPPLTLRPALSPAHGAQAVGDYEYKPPPCVPPNSFMVLTRANYPSRNQIKQQPVVPAEQFLSIPRSPQAPQSRQVSLSRTETDNERPRGDDDDNDYNNEIYIPGYVEVLPDSVTETSPTELVTSGPELRDSVSSVAMGDEYENMPEAQRESLADSLEYVNMPEPGSSLPDAHYGASDRESEDDGPDYENLNR; this is encoded by the exons ATGGAAGCCGTCTCTCTGACCGGGGTGCTCTGGGCCGTCGTGCTGGTTCTCCCGGCCGTGCTGGCCACGGCTCTCTGCATCGGCTGCCGAGTCACCGGCTCCCCTG GAGCAGAGTGGGCCagaccccccctgcccccacccctaacGCTGCGCCCTGCTCTCTCACCAGCCCACGGAGCCCAGGCGGTCGGGGACTACGAGTATAA ACCCCCACCTTGCGTCCCCCCCAACAGCTTCATGGTGCTGACCCGAGCCAACT ATCCCTCCAGGAACCAGATCAAACAGCAACCGGTGGTGCCCGCTGAGCAGTTCCTGTCCATCCC GCGATCCCCACAGGCGCCCCAGAGCCGCCAAGTCTCCCTCAGCAGGACAGAGACCGACAATG AGCGGCCCCGTGGGGATGACGACGACAACGACTATAACAACGAGATCTACATCCCCGGCTACGT ggagGTGCTTCCTGACAGCGTCACCGAGACGTCCCCCACGGAGCTGGTCACCTCAGGGCCAGAGCTCAGGGACAGCGTGTCCTCAG TGGCAATGGGGGATGAGTACGAGAACATGCCGGAGGCCCAGAGGGAGTCGCTGG CTGACAGCCTGGAGTACGTCAACATGCCAGAGCCTGGATCCAGCCTCCCTGACGCCCACTAcg GCGCCAGCGACCGCGAGAGCGAGGATGATGGCCCTGACTATGAGAACCTGAACCGCTGA
- the LAT gene encoding linker for activation of T-cells family member 1 isoform X1: protein MEAVSLTGVLWAVVLVLPAVLATALCIGCRVTGSPGAEWARPPLPPPLTLRPALSPAHGAQAVGDYEYKPPPCVPPNSFMVLTRANYPSRNQIKQQPVVPAEQFLSIPRSPQAPQSRQVSLSRTETDNDSIPSYENEERPRGDDDDNDYNNEIYIPGYVEVLPDSVTETSPTELVTSGPELRDSVSSVAMGDEYENMPEAQRESLADSLEYVNMPEPGSSLPDAHYGASDRESEDDGPDYENLNR, encoded by the exons ATGGAAGCCGTCTCTCTGACCGGGGTGCTCTGGGCCGTCGTGCTGGTTCTCCCGGCCGTGCTGGCCACGGCTCTCTGCATCGGCTGCCGAGTCACCGGCTCCCCTG GAGCAGAGTGGGCCagaccccccctgcccccacccctaacGCTGCGCCCTGCTCTCTCACCAGCCCACGGAGCCCAGGCGGTCGGGGACTACGAGTATAA ACCCCCACCTTGCGTCCCCCCCAACAGCTTCATGGTGCTGACCCGAGCCAACT ATCCCTCCAGGAACCAGATCAAACAGCAACCGGTGGTGCCCGCTGAGCAGTTCCTGTCCATCCC GCGATCCCCACAGGCGCCCCAGAGCCGCCAAGTCTCCCTCAGCAGGACAGAGACCGACAATG acaGCATCCCCAGCTATGAAAATGAGG AGCGGCCCCGTGGGGATGACGACGACAACGACTATAACAACGAGATCTACATCCCCGGCTACGT ggagGTGCTTCCTGACAGCGTCACCGAGACGTCCCCCACGGAGCTGGTCACCTCAGGGCCAGAGCTCAGGGACAGCGTGTCCTCAG TGGCAATGGGGGATGAGTACGAGAACATGCCGGAGGCCCAGAGGGAGTCGCTGG CTGACAGCCTGGAGTACGTCAACATGCCAGAGCCTGGATCCAGCCTCCCTGACGCCCACTAcg GCGCCAGCGACCGCGAGAGCGAGGATGATGGCCCTGACTATGAGAACCTGAACCGCTGA
- the LAT gene encoding linker for activation of T-cells family member 1 isoform X4 — translation MVLTRANYPSRNQIKQQPVVPAEQFLSIPRSPQAPQSRQVSLSRTETDNDSIPSYENEERPRGDDDDNDYNNEIYIPGYVEVLPDSVTETSPTELVTSGPELRDSVSSVAMGDEYENMPEAQRESLADSLEYVNMPEPGSSLPDAHYGASDRESEDDGPDYENLNR, via the exons ATGGTGCTGACCCGAGCCAACT ATCCCTCCAGGAACCAGATCAAACAGCAACCGGTGGTGCCCGCTGAGCAGTTCCTGTCCATCCC GCGATCCCCACAGGCGCCCCAGAGCCGCCAAGTCTCCCTCAGCAGGACAGAGACCGACAATG acaGCATCCCCAGCTATGAAAATGAGG AGCGGCCCCGTGGGGATGACGACGACAACGACTATAACAACGAGATCTACATCCCCGGCTACGT ggagGTGCTTCCTGACAGCGTCACCGAGACGTCCCCCACGGAGCTGGTCACCTCAGGGCCAGAGCTCAGGGACAGCGTGTCCTCAG TGGCAATGGGGGATGAGTACGAGAACATGCCGGAGGCCCAGAGGGAGTCGCTGG CTGACAGCCTGGAGTACGTCAACATGCCAGAGCCTGGATCCAGCCTCCCTGACGCCCACTAcg GCGCCAGCGACCGCGAGAGCGAGGATGATGGCCCTGACTATGAGAACCTGAACCGCTGA